A portion of the Phycodurus eques isolate BA_2022a chromosome 3, UOR_Pequ_1.1, whole genome shotgun sequence genome contains these proteins:
- the LOC133399530 gene encoding zinc finger and SCAN domain-containing protein 2-like: MLKDFVRERLIAAADEIFEMFAQTIASYEEQLCRARDESERHRRRLRDVCDTQTVKHRQDVQQLIVHGEELPPQLQCWSSVLEEPQPPHAEEEDPRPPYADEDELPSSFVKEEEEEAGVSGLPPTVVSVKSEDDPPETSPRTRGGRRGRAPTDDLAASRAGDVGEIAGGDDKLTKSSEKQMAKERFSCSFCGKGYAYRCKLALHMKVHTGEKPFTCSICAKRFTQKVNMLSHMRTHTGEKPFSCSVCSKTFAHKPNMVAHAKTHTGEKPFACSVCGKTFFQKSNMVTHMKTHCGDRPFACAVCGKSYSHQNNLSLHTRTHDEDKSFTCSVCGKRFSRKINLLTHKRTHTGEKPFCCAVCGKKFTQKTHVEAHMRTHTGEKPFTCSLCGKSYAYQNNLDAHVQTHKEDKSFNCSVCDKGFSRKVFMVTHMRTHTGEKPFACAVCGKRFTQKVHMMSHARTHAGGKTSARSLCGETFARGSSLTAHVRKHEKRVLSFPFGGALRYEPRVAGGELDSRAAACQKPELGTKPAGAQSAQTPSEDETTMSEKDFCPAREDNEGFSSAQIVEDVQQLIGRRGQVPPPHVKEEEEDAHVKDEDEEADVSELPLTVVLVVKSEDDSHGAPGSSRLDDIITPAPDVLLAPLSDGDATRQARDKAKKRLEKGPAEDGRGPASKVRFACSLCGESYAYKCNLTLHMKTHTGEKPFSCSVCGQGFIQKVSLIAHTATHTGEKPFACSVCGKSYSYKNNLNTHVRTHTQKPFSCSVCGKRFTQKVNMESHVRIHTGEKPFGCTFCTKRFTHKPNLVAHVRIHTGEKPFTCSLCGEGFAQKVALMAHTQTHTGEKPFICADCGKTFYKNANLVSHMKTHTGEKPFTCSVCGERFAQKVTLVAHTRTHTGEKPFGCSFCDKTFSQKSHMVAHVRIHTGEKPFSCSICGEGFAQKVSLTGHKRIHTGEKPFTCSVCAKRFSYKCNLTAHMQTHQGE, from the exons ATGTTGAAAGATTTCGTGAGGGAGCGCCTAATCGCGGCCGCGGACGAAATCTTCGAAATGTTTGCGCAAACCATCGCGTCGTACGAGGAGCAACTTTGTCGCGCGCGAGACGAGAGCGAGCGACACCGACGACGACTGCGAGATGTTTGCGACACTCAAACGGTCAAGCACCGCCAAG ACGTCCAGCAGCTGATTGTTCATGGAGAAGAACTCCCCCCGCAGCTGCAGTGCTGGAGCTCCGTTTTGGAGGAGCCGCAGCCTCCCCACGCCGAAGAGGAGGATCCACGGCCGCCCTACGCCGACGAGGACGAGTTACCGTCGTCCTTcgtcaaagaggaagaggaggaggctggCGTCAGCGGGTTGCCGCCGACCGTCGTCTCCGTGAAGAGCGAAGACGACCCGCCCGAAACGTCGCCGCGGACGCGCGGAGGCCGCCGCGGACGAGCGCCGACGGACGACCTCGCAGCGTCGCGCGCCGGCGACGTCGGAGAAATTGCCGGGGGTGACGACAAACTGACGAAAAGCTCCGAGAAGCAGATGGCCAAAGAGCGCTTCAGCTGCTCGTTTTGCGGTAAAGGTTACGCTTATCGCTGCAAGTTGGCTTTGCACATGAAAGTGCAcacgggagagaaacctttcACTTGCTCCATTTGCGCCAAACGCTTCACCCAAAAGGTCAACATGCTGTCGCACATGAGGACGCACACGGGAGAGAAACCGTTCAGTTGCTCGGTTTGCAGTAAAACCTTCGCTCACAAGCCAAATATGGTCGCGCATGCCAAaacgcacacgggagaaaaacccttcGCTTGCTCCGTTTGCGGCAAAACCTTCTTTCAAAAGTCCAACATGGTGACGCACATGAAAACGCACTGCGGAGACCGACCGTTTGCTTGCGCCGTCTGCGGCAAAAGTTATTCTCATCAGAACAATTTGAGCCTTCACACGAGGACGCACGACGAGGACAAATCCTTCACGTGCTCCGTTTGCGGTAAAAGATTCTCCCGGAAGATCAACCTGCTGACGCACAAGAGAACGCACACGGGAGAGAAGCCGTTTTGCTGCGCTGTTTGCGGGAAGAAGTTCACCCAAAAGACGCACGTGGAAGCGCACATGCGaacgcacacgggagaaaaGCCCTTCACCTGCTCGCTGTGCGGCAAAAGTTACGCTTATCAGAACAATTTAGACGCGCACGTGCAGACACACAAGGAGGACAAATCCTTCAACTGTTCCGTGTGCGACAAAGGCTTCTCTCGAAAGGTGTTCATGGTCAcgcacatgcgcacgcacacgggCGAGAAACCCTTCGCGTGCGCCGTTTGCGGCAAACGCTTCACTCAAAAGGTGCACATGATGTCCCACGCCAGAACGCACGCCGGCGGGAAAACGTCGGCTCGCTCGCTCTGCGGCGAGACGTTCGCCCGCGGGAGCTCGTTGACGGCGCACGTGCGGAAGCACG AGAAGCGAGTGCTCTCCTTCCCGTTCGgcggcgccttgagatacgagccccGTGTGGCGGGCGGTGAACTCGACTCACGAGCGGCAGCTTGTCAG AAGCCGGAACTCGGAACAAAGCCAGCCGGTGCTCAAAGTGCTCAAACCCCCTCAGAAGACGAGACCACAATGTCCGAAAAGGATTTTTGCCCAGCGCGAGAGGACAACGAAGGCTTTTCGTCCGCTCAAATTGTCGAAG ACGTCCAGCAGCTCATTGGTCGGCGAGGACAAGTCCCGCCCCCTCACgtgaaggaggaagaggaggatgccCACGTGAAGGACGAAGACGAGGAGGCCGACGTCAGCGAGCTGCCACTGACGGTCGTCTTGGTCGTGAAAAGCGAAGATGACTCCCACGGAGCGCCCGGCTCCTCGCGGctcgatgacatcatcacaccTGCGCCAGACGTGTTGTTAGCGCCGCTGTCCGACGGCGACGCCACACGGCAAGCTCGCGACAAAGCGAAGAAGCGCCTCGAAAAGGGGCCGGCCGAGGATGGGCGTGGCCCCGCGAGCAAAGTGCGTTTCGCTTGCTCGCTTTGCGGTGAAAGCTACGCGTACAAGTGCAACTTGACGCtgcacatgaaaacacacaccgGGGAAAAACCCTTCAGTTGCTCCGTGTGCGGCCAAGGATTCATCCAGAAGGTGTCTTTGATCGCTCACACGGCCacgcacacgggagaaaaacccttcGCCTGCTCCGTCTGCGGCAAAAGCTACTCCTATAAGAACAATTTGAACACGcacgtgcgcacgcacacacaaaaacctttcAGTTGCTCAGTGTGTGGGAAAAGATTCACACAAAAGGTCAACATGGAATCGCACGTGCGAATACACACGGGGGAAAAACCTTTCGGTTGCACGTTTTGCACTAAACGCTTCACTCACAAGCCAAACTTGGTGGCGCACGTGAGGAtccacacgggagaaaaaccgtTCACGTGCTCGCTCTGCGGCGAAGGCTTTGCCCaaaaggtggctttgatggcgCACACGCAAActcacacgggagaaaaacccttcATCTGTGCCGATTGTGGTAAAACCTTCTACAAAAATGCCAACTTGGTGTcgcacatgaaaacacacacgggTGAAAAACCTTTCACGTGCTCAGTGTGCGGCGAACGTTTTGCCCAGAAAGTCACGCTGGTTGCGCACACGCGgacgcacacgggagaaaaacccttcGGTTGCTCCTTTTGTGACAAAACCTTCTCTCAAAAGTCGCATATGGTGGCCCACGTGAGAATCCACACGGGGGAAAAACCCTTCAGCTGTTCCATCTGCGGCGAAGGCTTTGCTCAAAAGGTCTCGTTGACCGGACACAAAAGAATCCACACGGGAGAGAAACCCTTTACTTGTTCCGTTTGCGCAAAACGCTTTTCTTACAAGTGCAATCTGACTGCGCACATGCAAACGCACCAGGGAGAGTAA
- the hspb8 gene encoding heat shock protein beta-8 has product MAEGDFYAVGGRQRFPRDPFGESMASRFLADDDFGLPPFPDDLSVDWPGWARPGRLGSRLSSAAPFGSGLRAAFPERRQRQSGAGPLYGAGRYGEASPGSSPVGGAPGEPWKVCVNVHSFKAHELNIKTREGFVEVSGKHEEKQDEGGIVTKNFTKKIQIPMDVDPLTVFASLSPEGVLIIEARQTPPYYLFSDAATPPPPPPEEDADSSPKLQEAPVH; this is encoded by the exons ATGGCCGAGGGAGACTTTTACGCCGTGGGCGGGCGCCAGAGGTTCCCGCGGGACCCGTTCGGAGAGTCTATGGCCTCGCGCTTCCTGGCCGACGACGACTTCGGCTTACCGCCCTTCCCGGACGACCTGTCCGTGGACTGGCCCGGCTGGGCGAGGCCGGGCCGGCTCGGCTCCCGCCTGAGCTCGGCGGCGCCCTTCGGGAGCGGCCTGCGGGCGGCCTTCCCGGAACGCCGGCAGCGGCAATCGGGCGCGGGGCCGCTGTACGGCGCCGGACGGTACGGCGAGGCGTCGCCGGGGAGCTCGCCCGTCGGCGGCGCGCCGGGGGAACCGTGGAAAGTGTGCGTCAACGTGCACAGCTTCAAGGCGCACGAACTCAACATCAAAACCAGGGAAGGATTCGTCGAAGTGTCAG GAAAACACGAAGAGAAGCAAGATGAAGGAGGAATCGTCACCAAGAACTTCACCAAGAAGATCCA GATCCCGATGGACGTGGACCCTCTGACGGTGTTCGCCTCGCTGTCTCCCGAGGGCGTGCTCATCATCGAGGCGCGCCAGACGCCGCCATATTACCTCTTCAGCGACGCCgcgacgccgccgccgccgccacccgAGGAGGACGCGGACTCCTCCCCTAAGCTCCAGGAGGCGCCGGTGCACTAA